A DNA window from Maribellus comscasis contains the following coding sequences:
- a CDS encoding MmgE/PrpD family protein, which produces MCFNKKFIFRANVSNILLVTIKKNVKQFLGLKSLMSTFVFLFIVNVTFSQENDRLLSRQLAEIAVLTDQNKITDEAIKAAKKALIDDFGVSFAGFYSPGVQEVLDQEKYFGGTSQATVWIDGTMLAAPDAAFVNSVFIHALDLDDIHIPSITHITSVVVPAAFAVGQEQNATGREVLEAIILGIEISGRLGREYHARKTHGAFLPTSIIGGFGATAASCRLLGLSVEQTMDAFGIFYAHASGNRQALIDNTLTKRIQPAIASRAGVVSAYFAQKGISGPHHIFLSKRGLFCIYGGEAEPSPTYKTDIDGKRDHFEIEQLAFKKYACCGAGHPAIEAAIELAERNKISLKDIDNIEIFVGIGGLVGVPWNPSSENLHVAAQFCAPYEVVSAIKNKRFGPAEITNKMIEEDFEVSEISKKVIIRDRPEGRKQKVVITLKDGTVLENDKNIHEKFFTKDYMSYNDIIKKFRGNLSFSELISDDRANLLLKGIEEIQDEININDFVDEHLKIMNI; this is translated from the coding sequence ATGTGTTTTAATAAGAAATTTATATTTAGAGCAAATGTCTCAAATATTTTGCTGGTTACAATTAAAAAAAATGTAAAACAGTTTTTAGGGCTGAAAAGTCTGATGTCTACATTTGTTTTCCTGTTTATCGTTAATGTAACCTTCTCACAAGAAAATGATAGACTACTGTCAAGGCAACTGGCTGAAATAGCTGTACTGACAGATCAAAATAAAATTACCGATGAGGCAATAAAGGCTGCAAAAAAAGCATTAATTGACGATTTTGGGGTTTCGTTTGCAGGTTTTTATTCTCCGGGTGTACAGGAGGTATTAGATCAGGAAAAATATTTTGGAGGAACGTCACAAGCTACAGTATGGATCGATGGTACCATGCTCGCTGCCCCTGATGCTGCTTTTGTAAACAGCGTCTTTATACATGCCCTTGATCTTGATGATATACACATACCTTCAATTACGCATATAACATCCGTAGTAGTACCTGCTGCTTTTGCTGTAGGACAAGAGCAAAATGCGACAGGGAGAGAAGTCCTGGAAGCGATTATTTTAGGTATTGAAATATCCGGAAGGTTAGGACGGGAATATCATGCAAGAAAAACCCATGGTGCATTTTTACCAACCAGTATTATTGGAGGTTTCGGTGCAACTGCTGCAAGTTGTCGTCTTTTAGGATTATCAGTAGAACAAACAATGGATGCCTTTGGGATATTTTATGCCCATGCCTCAGGAAACCGGCAAGCTCTGATCGACAATACATTAACCAAAAGGATTCAACCTGCGATTGCCAGCAGGGCAGGTGTAGTTAGTGCATATTTCGCTCAAAAAGGAATTAGTGGGCCACATCATATTTTTCTTTCTAAAAGAGGATTATTTTGTATCTATGGTGGCGAAGCTGAACCTTCTCCTACCTATAAAACCGATATTGATGGAAAAAGAGACCATTTTGAGATCGAACAATTAGCTTTTAAAAAATATGCATGTTGTGGTGCAGGTCATCCTGCAATAGAAGCAGCAATTGAACTTGCAGAAAGAAATAAAATCTCATTAAAAGATATCGATAACATAGAAATATTTGTCGGGATAGGAGGCTTAGTGGGTGTGCCATGGAACCCTTCGTCAGAAAACCTGCATGTTGCTGCACAGTTTTGTGCCCCTTATGAGGTTGTTTCAGCTATCAAAAATAAAAGGTTTGGTCCAGCGGAGATTACAAACAAAATGATTGAAGAAGATTTTGAAGTATCCGAGATTTCTAAAAAAGTAATCATAAGAGATCGCCCTGAGGGAAGAAAACAAAAAGTTGTAATTACATTGAAAGATGGAACTGTCTTGGAAAATGATAAGAATATACATGAAAAATTCTTCACAAAAGATTATATGTCCTATAATGATATAATCAAAAAATTTAGGGGTAACCTGTCGTTTTCTGAATTAATATCAGATGATAGAGCCAATCTATTATTAAAAGGAATTGAAGAGATTCAGGATGAAATCAATATCAATGATTTTGTTGATGAACATTTGAAAATAATGAACATTTGA
- a CDS encoding lyase family protein gives MNYIKNFIGTIILSILIFGTCFSQETGSREYHIKSRTLSEYYHKRIPEKVLYSEKPIGNTGLHSMPWMLNAWSPYKNDLTALVDSINTIDHTAWINTAWAVMEMKTGMVPNHSINALAGALLEFWENPKENYKNIGDLETFIFEKYGEEVGNYLRIARTQPSMKQQMAIRPALLKLIIELDDFSQILLELADRSKEAVMPGYTHIRHAQPTTFGHYILSVFDPIQRCIKTLEDGYRAMSLNELGCGALAGTSWPIDRDMVSHYIACEGLIENTNDAVSQTDGYVSLVAGLCNISAILSRLGVDLDYWSTREYDFIEFEIGAGSFMMPNKRSNQTYFESTYNHSATMVGYLTEVATMGIRIPHGDMNAMAYKFAPPTLQAINSVKGMTNQFLYHFPGMELHEEVMLATVREGSSCSSELANEISRRFTIDFRKAHEIVNIFIHKSAEQKSIATNFNEANIETLQDAAKQVVGHELDLSQSELTMLMDPVHFVEVTNSKGGVAPSEVSRMITERWKQLDSARKHHIDLVKNEENAQQSMMDDLRELYNSSLKE, from the coding sequence ATGAATTATATTAAGAATTTTATCGGTACAATAATCCTTTCTATTTTGATTTTCGGAACCTGTTTTAGCCAGGAAACAGGAAGTAGAGAATATCATATTAAAAGTCGCACTTTAAGCGAATATTATCACAAAAGGATTCCGGAAAAAGTTTTATACAGTGAAAAACCGATAGGTAATACAGGGCTCCATTCAATGCCATGGATGCTGAACGCATGGAGTCCATATAAAAATGATCTCACAGCCTTGGTCGATAGTATTAATACTATTGATCATACAGCATGGATTAACACCGCATGGGCTGTAATGGAAATGAAGACAGGTATGGTTCCCAACCATAGTATTAACGCATTAGCCGGTGCATTGTTGGAGTTCTGGGAAAACCCAAAAGAAAATTATAAAAATATTGGTGACCTGGAAACTTTTATTTTTGAAAAATATGGAGAAGAGGTTGGAAATTATTTACGGATAGCAAGGACTCAGCCAAGTATGAAGCAACAAATGGCCATACGTCCTGCATTGTTGAAACTAATCATCGAATTGGATGATTTCTCACAAATACTTCTAGAATTGGCTGATCGCAGTAAAGAAGCAGTTATGCCCGGTTATACACACATTCGGCATGCACAGCCTACAACATTTGGTCATTATATCCTGTCTGTATTTGATCCTATACAAAGATGTATAAAAACCCTTGAAGACGGCTATCGTGCAATGAGCCTTAATGAACTTGGTTGCGGTGCCCTTGCAGGGACAAGTTGGCCTATTGACCGGGATATGGTTAGTCATTACATTGCATGCGAAGGATTAATTGAAAATACAAATGATGCTGTTTCACAGACAGATGGTTATGTTTCATTAGTTGCGGGGTTATGCAACATTTCGGCCATACTTAGCAGACTGGGAGTAGATTTGGATTATTGGTCAACCCGGGAATATGATTTTATTGAATTTGAAATAGGTGCGGGTAGTTTTATGATGCCAAATAAACGCAGTAATCAAACTTATTTTGAAAGTACCTATAATCATTCAGCAACAATGGTGGGTTATTTAACAGAAGTTGCTACCATGGGGATACGCATTCCTCATGGCGATATGAATGCAATGGCATACAAATTTGCCCCTCCTACCTTACAAGCTATTAATTCTGTAAAAGGGATGACAAATCAATTTTTATATCATTTCCCAGGTATGGAACTCCACGAAGAAGTTATGTTGGCTACCGTGCGTGAAGGATCTTCTTGCTCAAGTGAGTTGGCTAATGAGATTTCCCGAAGGTTCACAATCGATTTTAGAAAAGCACATGAAATTGTAAATATATTTATACACAAGTCAGCTGAGCAAAAAAGTATTGCTACTAATTTTAATGAAGCAAATATCGAGACCTTACAGGATGCTGCAAAACAAGTAGTCGGGCATGAATTAGATTTATCTCAATCAGAGTTAACGATGTTGATGGACCCTGTGCATTTTGTTGAGGTTACAAATTCTAAAGGAGGTGTAGCTCCATCCGAGGTATCCCGCATGATAACAGAACGCTGGAAGCAATTGGATTCTGCCAGGAAACACCATATAGATTTGGTCAAAAATGAAGAAAATGCGCAACAAAGCATGATGGATGATTTACGGGAACTATATAATTCATCATTAAAAGAATAG
- a CDS encoding RagB/SusD family nutrient uptake outer membrane protein yields the protein MKTTNYKNKLIIAFGFIILIGNACNDLDLAPLSSASTENWYSSGEEFDMSMNYFYGIGYWDQQFNLEAIDLWTDDLIYRDRVGALDGGSLDASTSFVKTLWGRNYQQIQNANRVIQELQNAEGISDDKKEQLKAEAMFHRAARYSNLIFHWGDVPFYTNVLTVDEAFSLSRKDKEEILQEIYKDFDFASQNLPLTYSGFQRATKGAALAMKSRIALYMGDYEVARDAAKACIDLGIYELHPKYEDVFAKKTGLSKEIIFAIPRSKEYGVVLGGHGAQLCTRTPGGFVVRGPSWQLLASYLCTDGLPIDESPLFDPQNPFENRDPRCNKTIIEFGSQFAGVVYEPHPDSLVVFNSNTGSYVTNKDSRGNDRFASFNGLAVRKWINGEESDWLNSLAEPLSIVVRYADVLLYYAESKIELNEIDQSVLDAINHVRARAYEVDISSSAYPKVTVTDQNELRRQLRVERRMEFGFEGLRRYCDLVRWRLAEKVMNMWTYGILSSADDLRNKVVEPGLWFWPDTPPIDEDGIAHFEETNMFQEGRIRRLAKRSWPDRQYLWPIPTSEIQINKNLVQNPQY from the coding sequence ATGAAAACTACGAATTATAAAAATAAATTAATAATTGCCTTCGGGTTTATTATTTTGATAGGCAATGCATGTAATGATTTGGATTTGGCTCCCTTATCTTCTGCTTCTACTGAAAATTGGTACTCCTCAGGCGAAGAATTTGATATGTCTATGAACTATTTTTATGGAATAGGGTATTGGGATCAGCAATTTAACCTCGAGGCCATTGACCTGTGGACGGACGACCTAATCTACAGAGATCGAGTGGGAGCCCTTGATGGCGGATCGCTTGATGCAAGTACTAGCTTTGTCAAAACTTTATGGGGGCGTAATTATCAACAAATCCAAAATGCAAACCGGGTAATTCAGGAACTTCAAAATGCAGAAGGAATTTCCGATGATAAAAAGGAACAGTTAAAGGCAGAGGCAATGTTTCATCGGGCCGCCCGGTATTCTAACCTGATATTTCATTGGGGTGATGTCCCGTTTTATACAAATGTTTTAACGGTAGATGAGGCTTTTTCATTATCGAGAAAAGATAAAGAAGAAATACTTCAGGAGATTTATAAAGATTTTGATTTCGCTTCTCAAAATTTACCATTAACGTACAGTGGTTTTCAGCGTGCCACAAAAGGCGCAGCTTTAGCCATGAAATCGCGGATTGCCCTGTATATGGGGGATTACGAAGTTGCGCGTGATGCGGCTAAAGCTTGCATAGATTTGGGAATTTATGAGCTTCACCCAAAATATGAAGATGTTTTTGCAAAAAAAACAGGACTATCAAAAGAGATCATCTTTGCAATACCCCGATCAAAAGAGTATGGTGTTGTGCTTGGAGGTCATGGTGCTCAATTGTGCACCAGAACACCGGGAGGGTTTGTGGTTCGCGGCCCGTCATGGCAACTACTTGCGTCGTATTTATGTACAGATGGTTTACCGATTGATGAATCGCCCCTGTTCGATCCGCAAAATCCGTTCGAAAACAGGGATCCAAGATGTAACAAGACAATTATTGAGTTCGGTTCTCAATTCGCCGGGGTTGTTTACGAGCCTCATCCGGATTCTCTTGTCGTATTTAACTCAAATACAGGCAGCTATGTAACAAATAAAGATTCCCGAGGGAATGACAGGTTTGCATCATTTAACGGTCTTGCTGTTCGAAAATGGATAAATGGCGAAGAATCTGACTGGTTAAACAGTCTTGCGGAGCCGCTCAGTATTGTTGTTCGTTATGCAGATGTTTTACTGTATTATGCGGAATCCAAAATTGAATTAAATGAAATTGACCAATCTGTTTTAGATGCGATTAACCATGTACGTGCCCGCGCCTACGAAGTGGATATAAGTTCATCAGCTTATCCTAAAGTAACTGTTACGGATCAAAATGAATTACGGAGACAATTGCGGGTAGAAAGAAGAATGGAATTTGGCTTTGAAGGATTGCGCAGATATTGTGATTTAGTCAGATGGAGATTAGCTGAAAAAGTCATGAACATGTGGACGTATGGCATTTTGTCATCAGCTGACGATCTGCGCAACAAAGTCGTGGAACCGGGTTTATGGTTTTGGCCGGATACACCTCCTATTGATGAGGACGGCATTGCGCATTTTGAAGAGACCAACATGTTTCAAGAAGGCAGAATAAGAAGGTTGGCCAAGCGGTCATGGCCAGACAGGCAGTATTTGTGGCCCATTCCAACCAGTGAGATACAAATCAATAAAAATCTAGTACAGAATCCCCAATATTAA
- a CDS encoding TonB-dependent receptor: MKKNNCKLISVIKSIWKSKLLMAMRATLFVVIISISQVIATNTYSQNTPLSLDFKNTSIKKILSEVEDQSDFYFIYDATVVDVERKISIALKNKLIPDILNEIFENTNVAYKITDRQIALTSKNSEKTIQQQKTVSGKVTDSSSEPLPGVTVVVKNTTQGTVTNGDGEYVLANVPDNAILQFSFVGMKSQEIEVGSQAIINIQMIAETIGLEEVVAIGYGTMKKSDLTGSVSSVQGELISDRQTLQLSQGLQGAIPGLMVTKTGNKPGDDATIRIRGITSINNSNPLYIIDGVPGSISDINPNDIANISVLKDAASASIYGSRAASGVILIETKRARTGTASLNYEVKYSIDVPTRLPEYVGAVQSMKLYNESRWNDAGNTGSEYPLFEQDLIENYATLHAEDPYAYPDYNWLENTMDDFAPAQNHQLTYTMGTEKLKTKASLSYAKSDKLYNDIAEEGAYYERMNVRVNNDLTINNFISGTIDFYYSRILDKEGVVGNNGGTINHTITPLSLGFNPGYTPFWENGRATGTRAGYNNPAILKSGGSNTLWENRVGGKISLDITLVKDLQISMIISPRYNDTKRKDWRKKVPYYDRDDPDNITGYAFGANSTFLNEIRNESYNVTSQLLVNYAGNIQNHNFNLMAGYENYSSFSEDLSASSDQFELSTFPYLSRGNENYLSNDGNAYELAYRSYFGRLIYNYNRKYLLQANFRYDGSSRFHSDYRWGFFPSVSLGWVLSEEKFMKSFSSLSFLKIRTSWGVLGNDRIGNYPYQSTLNFGSNLLYEGNNIVSVLNAKVTDFAIEDISWETTETYGFGIDAYFFNNKLRFTGDYYKKTTHDMLLALEIPDYMGVSNPDQNSGKMNTKGWEAEIGYSNKTGDFSYSVSANLSDFISKMGDLGGTEFLGTQIKREGSEFNEWYGYKSDGLFQTEEELTDYPTLNSTVRVGDIKLLDISGPDGKPDGIISPDYDRVLLGGSMPRFMYGGNINMKYKNVDLSLVFQGVGKQNKRILPDMVKPYGAVEQEISEEYAKHYWSAYNTTEENLNAKYPRITRSATTQMFAFSDFWMFNGAYFRLKNIMLGYNLPSRFVEKCKMQNIRVYGNVSNVFSIDNYYPGWDPESSPSDYWITRTFLFGLSVTF; the protein is encoded by the coding sequence ATGAAAAAAAACAATTGTAAACTGATTTCTGTAATCAAATCGATTTGGAAATCGAAATTATTAATGGCTATGAGAGCAACACTTTTTGTTGTAATAATAAGTATCTCGCAGGTTATTGCAACCAACACTTATTCTCAAAATACGCCTTTAAGCTTAGATTTTAAAAATACTTCTATAAAGAAAATTTTAAGCGAAGTTGAAGATCAGTCTGATTTTTATTTTATATACGATGCAACTGTTGTTGATGTTGAAAGAAAAATAAGTATTGCATTAAAAAACAAGTTAATACCAGACATCCTCAACGAGATTTTCGAAAATACCAATGTAGCCTATAAAATTACTGACAGACAAATTGCGCTTACTTCAAAAAATTCCGAAAAAACAATACAACAACAAAAAACCGTTTCAGGCAAAGTTACTGATTCCTCCAGTGAACCACTGCCTGGTGTAACAGTTGTAGTAAAAAACACTACACAAGGAACGGTTACCAATGGTGATGGAGAATATGTATTAGCTAATGTTCCTGATAATGCTATCCTGCAATTTTCGTTTGTGGGGATGAAATCTCAGGAAATTGAAGTAGGGAGCCAGGCCATAATTAATATTCAAATGATAGCCGAAACAATTGGCCTGGAAGAAGTTGTTGCTATTGGGTATGGGACTATGAAGAAAAGTGACTTAACAGGTTCTGTATCTTCTGTTCAGGGGGAACTGATCTCAGATAGGCAAACACTGCAATTATCGCAAGGGTTACAAGGTGCAATACCTGGTCTGATGGTAACAAAAACGGGAAATAAACCCGGTGATGACGCAACGATAAGAATCAGAGGGATTACAAGTATAAACAACAGTAATCCTTTATATATTATTGACGGGGTTCCTGGGAGCATTAGCGATATCAACCCGAATGACATTGCAAATATATCTGTCCTGAAAGATGCCGCTTCAGCATCGATATATGGTTCCAGAGCAGCTTCAGGCGTAATCCTTATTGAAACCAAAAGGGCTCGTACCGGCACAGCAAGTCTAAATTATGAAGTTAAATACAGTATAGATGTGCCAACGAGACTACCTGAATACGTCGGGGCAGTTCAATCTATGAAACTCTATAATGAATCGAGGTGGAATGACGCAGGCAATACGGGTAGTGAATATCCGCTTTTCGAACAAGATCTCATAGAAAACTACGCAACACTCCATGCGGAGGATCCTTATGCATATCCTGATTATAACTGGCTTGAGAATACCATGGATGATTTTGCTCCAGCACAAAATCATCAACTAACTTATACCATGGGAACAGAAAAATTAAAAACAAAAGCTTCCTTAAGTTATGCCAAATCAGATAAGTTATATAATGATATTGCTGAAGAAGGGGCATATTATGAAAGGATGAATGTGAGGGTGAATAACGATTTGACAATCAATAATTTCATATCCGGAACAATTGATTTTTATTATTCCCGTATTCTTGATAAAGAAGGAGTAGTCGGAAATAACGGAGGAACAATAAATCATACAATAACACCATTAAGCTTAGGTTTCAATCCTGGCTACACGCCATTCTGGGAAAATGGGCGTGCAACCGGTACCCGTGCAGGGTATAATAACCCGGCGATTTTAAAAAGTGGCGGCTCCAATACGTTATGGGAAAACCGTGTAGGAGGAAAAATATCACTGGATATTACTCTCGTAAAAGACTTACAGATTTCTATGATCATATCTCCAAGATATAATGATACAAAAAGAAAAGACTGGCGTAAGAAAGTTCCCTATTACGACAGGGATGACCCGGATAATATTACAGGTTATGCTTTCGGTGCTAACTCAACTTTCCTGAATGAAATCAGAAATGAGAGTTACAATGTTACCTCACAGCTATTGGTAAATTATGCGGGAAACATACAAAACCACAACTTCAATTTAATGGCCGGTTACGAAAACTATTCTAGTTTCAGCGAAGATTTATCCGCATCAAGCGATCAGTTTGAATTAAGTACATTCCCTTATTTAAGCAGGGGTAACGAAAATTATTTATCCAATGATGGCAATGCATATGAGCTTGCTTACCGTTCCTATTTTGGACGGCTCATCTACAATTATAACAGAAAATACCTGTTACAGGCCAATTTCAGGTATGACGGATCGTCACGGTTTCATAGTGATTACAGGTGGGGATTCTTTCCCTCGGTTTCGTTGGGTTGGGTACTTTCGGAAGAAAAATTTATGAAAAGTTTTTCTAGTTTGTCCTTTTTAAAAATCAGAACCTCATGGGGTGTATTGGGAAATGACAGGATTGGAAATTACCCCTATCAAAGTACTCTCAATTTTGGAAGTAATTTATTGTACGAGGGGAATAATATAGTCTCAGTGCTAAATGCTAAGGTCACCGATTTTGCTATTGAAGATATTAGCTGGGAAACAACTGAAACATACGGCTTCGGTATCGATGCATATTTCTTTAACAATAAGTTGAGGTTTACCGGAGATTACTACAAAAAAACGACCCATGACATGTTATTGGCTCTGGAGATACCTGATTACATGGGAGTCTCGAATCCTGATCAGAATAGTGGAAAAATGAATACAAAAGGATGGGAAGCGGAAATAGGATATTCTAATAAAACAGGAGACTTTAGTTATTCAGTGTCGGCTAATCTTTCTGATTTCATATCGAAAATGGGAGACCTGGGTGGAACAGAATTTTTGGGAACCCAAATAAAAAGAGAAGGCAGTGAATTCAACGAATGGTATGGCTATAAATCCGATGGGTTGTTTCAAACGGAGGAGGAGTTAACTGATTATCCAACCCTTAACTCCACAGTTCGGGTGGGCGATATTAAATTATTAGATATTAGTGGTCCTGATGGAAAACCCGATGGAATAATCTCACCGGATTATGACCGGGTATTGCTCGGGGGCTCAATGCCCCGTTTTATGTATGGTGGAAATATCAATATGAAATATAAGAATGTTGATCTTTCATTGGTTTTTCAAGGAGTTGGAAAACAAAATAAAAGGATCCTACCGGATATGGTAAAACCTTATGGTGCGGTTGAACAGGAAATTTCTGAAGAATATGCAAAACACTACTGGAGCGCGTACAATACAACGGAAGAAAACCTGAATGCAAAATATCCACGGATTACAAGAAGTGCTACCACGCAAATGTTTGCCTTTTCAGATTTCTGGATGTTTAATGGAGCATATTTCAGGCTGAAAAATATTATGCTTGGTTATAATTTACCTAGTCGTTTTGTAGAGAAATGTAAAATGCAGAACATACGGGTATATGGGAACGTGTCGAACGTATTTTCAATCGACAATTATTATCCGGGATGGGATCCCGAGTCATCTCCCAGTGATTATTGGATAACCCGGACTTTTCTTTTCGGCCTTTCTGTAACATTTTAA
- a CDS encoding FecR family protein — protein sequence MKDFKNIVNLVTGNISPENKDKILTDITTGKEDKNAFRKVKFAWAILSSTKKLQDYDVEKSYLLLKDRISQKEQPLFKIETFLKYAAVFVFLVGIPLFFYLNKQKTEPPLTIELKNTLVVAENGQISKIILPDSSIVWLNSGTTLSYNSGYSFDNRDLVLDGQAYLNVTKSKKFPLVVSCKNLKVKVLGTKFDVSAYPGDDKIKVVLETGRVELFKTNDNSLVYELKPGEMVEYDTRQKKGVLSQVETNNYTNWKEGYLIFQDTPMKEVIEQLERKFNVEMVVKDSEVYKSVFNANFKDENLNEILNYIEYSCPIQYEILENNNLNKSIIELNFKSN from the coding sequence ATGAAAGATTTCAAAAACATAGTAAATCTGGTTACCGGAAATATCAGTCCTGAAAATAAAGACAAAATATTAACTGATATCACAACCGGAAAAGAAGATAAAAACGCATTCAGAAAAGTAAAATTTGCCTGGGCTATATTATCTTCTACAAAAAAATTACAGGATTATGATGTTGAGAAATCATATTTGTTATTAAAAGACAGGATTTCCCAAAAAGAACAACCTCTGTTTAAAATAGAAACTTTCCTGAAGTACGCTGCTGTATTTGTTTTTCTAGTTGGAATTCCCTTATTTTTTTATTTAAATAAACAAAAGACAGAACCTCCATTAACAATTGAACTAAAAAATACTTTAGTCGTTGCAGAAAATGGTCAAATTTCAAAAATAATATTACCCGATAGTTCAATAGTTTGGTTAAATTCCGGCACAACACTATCTTATAACAGTGGCTATTCATTTGATAATCGTGATTTAGTTCTGGATGGTCAGGCATATCTAAATGTTACAAAGAGCAAAAAGTTTCCATTGGTCGTATCCTGTAAGAATTTAAAAGTAAAAGTTTTAGGTACTAAATTCGATGTAAGTGCATATCCCGGAGACGATAAGATAAAAGTTGTGCTGGAAACCGGGCGAGTGGAATTATTTAAAACCAATGACAATTCATTAGTATACGAGTTAAAACCGGGAGAGATGGTTGAATACGATACACGGCAAAAAAAAGGAGTTCTGTCACAAGTTGAAACTAACAATTATACAAATTGGAAAGAAGGGTATTTAATATTTCAGGATACACCAATGAAAGAAGTCATAGAACAACTGGAACGTAAATTTAATGTAGAAATGGTTGTAAAAGACAGTGAAGTATATAAATCAGTTTTTAACGCCAATTTTAAAGACGAAAATTTAAATGAGATATTAAACTATATCGAATATTCTTGTCCAATTCAATATGAGATTTTAGAAAACAACAATCTAAATAAATCAATAATTGAATTAAATTTTAAGTCAAACTAA